From the Natrarchaeobaculum aegyptiacum genome, one window contains:
- a CDS encoding CobW family GTP-binding protein, with protein MHDSIPVTVLSGSLGAGKTTLLNHLLRNAGERDLAVLVNDMGTVNVDAELVAEGSDLDVEGGVAELSNGCICCELQDDLETAVVRLARNREFDHLIVESSGISEPGPVARLFTTASRVAARYEIDALVTVLDTRFFLDAFAGEEVPARRGVGADGAADDETRPLTDLLIEQLEVANVVLLNKTDLCTDDELEEAEALVRGLQPDAETIRTEFSTVDPDRLLGIDRFDPDRIGELAGWQQALADDERDDGVEDEGHGHEHSDHGHEHSDHDHDHDHDHDHDHDHDHDHDHDHRHPDEVYGVDSIVLRERRPFHPERFAEFLRALPEGIVRSKGTAWIAGSDARVDLSQAGPSIRATVRGPWIASLPEVDQDLYRSNRPNLEWHDDHGDRQTELVFIGTDVDDDCLAADLESCLVTDEEWDDATALENPFPTEQGEEVVLREP; from the coding sequence ATGCACGATTCGATTCCCGTGACCGTCCTCTCTGGGAGCCTCGGCGCGGGGAAGACGACGCTGCTCAACCACCTCTTGCGGAACGCGGGCGAGCGGGATCTGGCGGTGCTCGTCAACGACATGGGGACGGTGAACGTCGACGCCGAACTCGTCGCCGAGGGATCCGATCTCGACGTCGAGGGTGGCGTCGCAGAACTCTCGAACGGTTGCATCTGCTGTGAACTGCAAGACGACCTCGAGACGGCGGTGGTTCGCCTCGCCCGGAACCGGGAGTTCGACCACCTGATCGTCGAGTCCTCGGGCATCTCCGAGCCGGGACCGGTCGCCAGGCTGTTCACGACCGCCTCGCGCGTGGCCGCACGGTACGAGATCGACGCCCTCGTGACCGTCCTCGATACCCGGTTCTTCCTCGACGCGTTCGCCGGCGAGGAGGTCCCAGCGCGCCGCGGTGTGGGTGCCGACGGTGCGGCCGACGACGAAACGAGGCCCCTCACGGACCTTCTGATCGAGCAACTCGAGGTGGCGAACGTCGTCCTCCTGAACAAGACGGACCTCTGTACCGACGACGAACTCGAGGAAGCCGAAGCGCTCGTGCGGGGGCTCCAGCCGGATGCCGAGACGATCCGGACGGAGTTCAGCACCGTCGATCCCGATCGGCTGCTGGGAATCGACCGATTCGATCCGGATCGGATCGGCGAGCTGGCGGGGTGGCAACAGGCACTCGCCGACGACGAACGTGACGACGGTGTTGAGGACGAAGGTCACGGCCACGAGCACAGTGATCACGGCCACGAGCACAGTGATCACGACCACGATCACGACCACGATCACGACCACGACCACGATCACGACCACGATCACGACCACGACCACCGCCACCCCGACGAGGTCTACGGCGTCGACTCGATCGTTCTCCGGGAACGTCGCCCGTTCCACCCCGAACGGTTCGCCGAGTTCCTTCGCGCGCTCCCCGAGGGAATCGTCCGCTCGAAAGGTACTGCCTGGATCGCCGGCAGCGACGCCAGAGTCGACCTCTCGCAGGCCGGCCCCTCGATCCGCGCGACCGTCAGGGGCCCGTGGATCGCCAGCCTCCCGGAAGTGGACCAGGACCTCTACCGGTCGAACCGACCGAATCTCGAGTGGCACGACGACCACGGCGATCGGCAGACGGAACTGGTCTTCATCGGCACCGACGTCGACGACGACTGCCTCGCCGCCGACCTCGAGTCCTGTCTGGTCACCGACGAGGAGTGGGACGACGCCACCGCCCTCGAGAATCCGTTCCCGACCGAGCAGGGTGAGGAAGTCGTCCTCCGCGAGCCCTGA
- a CDS encoding spermidine synthase, translated as MQTRSLAGVRPTRPELAVFVAGITSMGLEILAVRVVAPQFGNHIYTVGGILTVFLLALSLGYWQGGRRAANATTREMSWIMLATAVYVAMVIYASDLLLTYTSTLALPPRYASLPAVILLFGPPTYLLGFISPYAAELSQKQGTGEASGHVYALGTIGSIVGSAATTFVLIPSLTVDSIGLLFGVALVVTAIALEAPSIPRSSTIASVLVVLLLVGAAGAAPVDLDYRGEVVYETQTPYQQLEIIDHDSERTMYLDGARHSAMDLEDPDRHVFTYTRYFHLPMLVADDHEDVDRVLFVGGGGYTGPQDFADRYDADVDIVEIDPEVTAAAEDYFGLETDRDDITVYEEDARQYLQRTDQTYDVIVLDAYKLDQVPFHLTTVEFVELTSERLAADGVLHANVIAAPSGPAAEFYEAQHRTVEEVFDDTYSFRTSDSSAVQNIQLVATNQPTDLSDEDLAQRNVDRDLGVELDDALENRMANPDHGPGGDAADAPVLTDDRGEVDSLLDPMLGQRYVIEETDVESEPLEEAPAEPAPAD; from the coding sequence ATGCAGACGCGGTCGCTGGCCGGCGTTCGACCCACCCGTCCCGAACTCGCGGTGTTCGTCGCGGGGATCACGAGCATGGGTCTCGAGATTCTCGCCGTTCGGGTCGTCGCCCCGCAGTTCGGGAACCACATCTACACCGTCGGGGGAATCCTGACGGTCTTCCTCCTCGCACTCAGCCTCGGCTACTGGCAGGGCGGGAGACGCGCGGCGAACGCGACCACTCGCGAGATGAGCTGGATCATGCTCGCTACCGCGGTCTACGTGGCGATGGTGATCTACGCGAGTGACCTGTTGCTCACCTACACGTCGACGCTCGCGCTCCCGCCCAGATACGCCTCCCTTCCGGCAGTCATCTTGCTGTTCGGCCCGCCAACCTACCTCCTCGGGTTCATCAGCCCGTACGCCGCCGAACTCTCCCAGAAGCAGGGGACCGGCGAGGCCTCCGGCCACGTCTACGCCCTCGGGACGATCGGCAGCATCGTCGGCTCGGCGGCGACCACCTTCGTCCTCATCCCGTCGTTGACCGTCGACTCGATCGGCCTGCTCTTCGGAGTCGCCCTCGTCGTCACGGCGATCGCCCTCGAGGCCCCCTCGATCCCCCGGTCGTCGACTATCGCGAGCGTCCTCGTCGTCCTCTTGCTGGTCGGTGCGGCGGGGGCGGCCCCGGTCGACCTCGACTACCGCGGCGAGGTCGTCTACGAGACCCAGACGCCCTACCAGCAACTCGAGATCATCGATCACGACAGCGAGCGGACGATGTACCTGGATGGCGCGCGACACAGCGCGATGGACCTCGAGGACCCCGACAGACACGTCTTCACCTACACGAGATACTTCCACCTGCCGATGCTCGTCGCCGACGATCACGAGGACGTCGACCGCGTCCTCTTCGTCGGCGGCGGTGGCTACACCGGCCCGCAGGACTTCGCCGACCGCTACGATGCCGACGTCGACATCGTCGAGATCGATCCCGAGGTGACCGCCGCCGCCGAGGACTACTTCGGCCTCGAGACCGATCGCGACGACATCACAGTCTACGAGGAAGACGCCCGCCAGTACCTCCAGCGCACCGACCAGACCTACGACGTGATCGTCCTCGACGCCTACAAGCTCGATCAGGTTCCTTTCCACCTGACGACCGTCGAGTTCGTGGAACTCACGTCCGAGCGACTCGCCGCCGACGGCGTCTTGCACGCGAACGTCATCGCCGCCCCGAGCGGCCCCGCCGCCGAGTTCTACGAGGCCCAGCACCGAACAGTCGAGGAGGTCTTCGACGACACCTACAGTTTCCGCACCTCGGACTCGAGCGCCGTACAGAACATCCAGCTGGTCGCCACCAACCAGCCCACGGACCTCTCCGACGAGGATCTCGCCCAGCGCAACGTCGACCGGGACCTCGGCGTCGAACTCGATGACGCACTCGAGAATCGAATGGCCAATCCCGACCACGGTCCGGGTGGCGACGCGGCCGACGCCCCGGTGCTGACCGACGACCGTGGTGAGGTCGACAGCCTGCTCGATCCGATGCTCGGCCAGCGCTACGTTATCGAAGAAACCGACGTCGAGAGCGAACCGCTCGAGGAAGCTCCCGCCGAACCTGCACCTGCTGACTGA
- a CDS encoding polyketide cyclase — MREVTRSRAIQASAADVRAWLEPATIVEAEGSFTVVSIDDQEDATVVVASGPGLELPLRFEDHDGTIYYTQEGDHGPFSHMETWIDVEQGRAGTVVTMRSTVSLAAPLPFGDRIAAWKRRGELERALDELETEFE, encoded by the coding sequence ATGCGAGAGGTGACGCGTTCCCGGGCGATTCAGGCCTCGGCAGCTGACGTCCGGGCGTGGCTCGAGCCCGCGACCATCGTCGAGGCCGAGGGGAGCTTTACCGTCGTCAGTATCGACGACCAGGAGGACGCGACCGTCGTCGTCGCCTCCGGCCCCGGCCTCGAGTTACCACTCCGGTTCGAAGACCACGACGGGACGATCTACTACACCCAGGAGGGTGACCACGGCCCGTTCTCGCACATGGAGACGTGGATCGACGTCGAGCAGGGCCGGGCCGGCACCGTCGTCACGATGCGCTCTACCGTCTCGCTCGCGGCCCCGTTACCGTTCGGCGACCGGATCGCCGCCTGGAAACGCCGGGGCGAACTCGAGCGGGCGCTCGACGAACTCGAAACCGAGTTCGAGTGA